In Thiovibrio frasassiensis, one DNA window encodes the following:
- the ispH gene encoding 4-hydroxy-3-methylbut-2-enyl diphosphate reductase has protein sequence MEVVLAKNAGFCMGVRRAVETTLGMVQKGETAIATFGPLIHNPQVLKLIEEQGVKILTEIPAQATGAIIIRAHGIPPEQKKKLEATGARVEDATCPRVLKVQAIIARYKKEGYATVIIGDRDHAEVEGLMGYAGDTGQVVNSEADVANLQLVGPYIIVSQTTQDEHLFERLKELILQKYPAGEVFNTICDSTHKRQEEVRQLCQEVEALVVVGGRTSANTKRLGEIAESLGCPVFMVESEQDLEPRALARYGRVGVTAGASTPNWVISRIVEVLENISATKP, from the coding sequence ATGGAAGTGGTGCTTGCCAAGAATGCAGGCTTTTGCATGGGGGTGCGGCGGGCGGTTGAGACCACCCTCGGCATGGTCCAGAAGGGTGAAACCGCCATTGCCACCTTTGGTCCCCTGATCCATAATCCCCAGGTTTTGAAGCTTATTGAGGAGCAGGGGGTGAAAATTCTCACCGAGATTCCCGCTCAGGCCACCGGGGCCATCATCATCCGGGCCCACGGCATTCCCCCTGAGCAGAAAAAAAAGCTTGAAGCCACCGGCGCCAGGGTGGAGGATGCCACCTGCCCCCGGGTGCTCAAGGTGCAGGCCATTATTGCCCGCTATAAAAAAGAGGGCTATGCCACGGTGATTATCGGCGACCGGGACCATGCCGAGGTGGAAGGGCTCATGGGCTATGCCGGTGATACCGGGCAGGTGGTGAACAGTGAAGCGGATGTTGCCAATCTGCAACTTGTCGGGCCCTACATCATCGTCAGCCAGACCACCCAGGACGAGCATCTTTTCGAAAGATTGAAAGAACTGATTCTGCAAAAATATCCCGCAGGCGAGGTGTTCAACACCATCTGCGATTCCACCCACAAACGGCAGGAAGAGGTCCGCCAGCTCTGCCAGGAGGTGGAAGCCCTGGTGGTGGTGGGCGGCCGCACCAGCGCCAACACCAAGCGGCTGGGAGAGATTGCCGAAAGCCTGGGCTGCCCGGTGTTCATGGTGGAGTCGGAACAGGATTTGGAGCCGCGGGCTTTGGCCCGCTATGGGCGGGTAGGGGTTACGGCCGGGGCCTCCACCCCGAACTGGGTGATCAGCCGGATTGTGGAAGTATTGGAAAATATATCGGCAACAAAGCCGTGA
- a CDS encoding ankyrin: MMSNSDKKVCPECNGEKVIQGTCECNSEWRGSKTGDDWNDCQCVPQVTCPMCKGTGFVENL, translated from the coding sequence ATGATGAGCAATTCGGATAAAAAGGTGTGCCCGGAATGCAACGGCGAGAAGGTGATTCAGGGAACCTGCGAATGCAACAGCGAGTGGCGTGGGTCCAAAACCGGCGATGATTGGAATGATTGCCAGTGTGTGCCGCAAGTGACCTGCCCCATGTGCAAGGGGACCGGGTTTGTTGAAAATCTTTAG
- a CDS encoding J domain-containing protein, whose protein sequence is MIVYRSHKPPGCGGFLLVVALLLFALGGAPLLLDVLGFLFFTGVFLVLMVFVGIWGFSQYIRRMASRYEQSQTESHNQFVFLLINILIRIAQADGVVTKAELGPIENFFRTHLRYNQSQMYWVRDLIQDALASKDSLEAMLSEFKNHFAYEPRLILMELIYQVLYTNDQVSTQELAMVQTIADFLEISAYDHHAIRSKYVGGSRGRTFAGQGRSETQYYEILGLSPGATAAEIKSAYRKLSMQYHPDKVAHLGEEFRRVAEEKMKELNEAYQHLKKI, encoded by the coding sequence ATGATCGTCTATCGTTCGCATAAGCCGCCGGGCTGTGGCGGCTTTCTTCTCGTCGTTGCCCTGCTCCTCTTCGCCCTGGGCGGCGCCCCCCTGCTCCTTGATGTGCTGGGGTTTCTCTTTTTTACCGGGGTATTTCTTGTTCTCATGGTGTTTGTCGGGATCTGGGGTTTTTCCCAGTATATCCGGCGGATGGCGAGTCGGTATGAACAATCCCAGACGGAAAGCCATAACCAATTTGTCTTTCTTTTGATCAATATCCTGATCCGCATCGCCCAGGCGGACGGGGTCGTCACCAAGGCTGAGCTCGGCCCTATCGAGAATTTTTTTCGGACCCATCTTCGGTACAATCAAAGCCAGATGTACTGGGTGCGCGACCTGATCCAGGATGCCCTCGCCTCCAAGGATTCCCTCGAGGCCATGCTGAGCGAGTTCAAAAATCATTTCGCTTATGAGCCTCGGCTGATTCTGATGGAGCTCATCTATCAGGTCCTCTACACCAATGACCAGGTTTCCACCCAGGAACTGGCCATGGTGCAGACCATTGCCGATTTTCTTGAGATTTCCGCCTATGACCATCACGCCATTCGCAGCAAATATGTGGGCGGCAGCCGGGGTCGGACTTTTGCCGGCCAGGGGAGGAGCGAGACCCAGTACTATGAAATCCTCGGGTTGTCGCCGGGGGCTACAGCCGCGGAGATCAAAAGTGCCTACCGGAAACTGAGCATGCAGTATCATCCGGACAAGGTGGCGCATCTGGGCGAGGAGTTTCGGCGGGTGGCGGAGGAGAAGATGAAGGAACTGAATGAGGCGTATCAGCACCTGAAAAAGATCTAA
- a CDS encoding tetratricopeptide repeat protein: MATEEKLRKISQKVDELFAAGQENEGRKLLESALTEAKDNDAYRLFFEAELAHYSEDKETARTKSAQAVALKPHDHFLLTNYGVALLFLEKPEEAISLFDQALKIKPDDYECLRNKGVALSKLGLKNEAIALYDQALKIKPDDYHSLRHKGVVLSRLGREKEAFALYDQALKIKPDDYHSLREKSVTMFNLDNVSAAYKLIQQALEKNPDSAQLQKDASFVFSQLSDAEKAKFHKTTDNPDSTNVGGLRGFIQTVREEFESAITEFEKKKEENEQHLREFINADSKLASDSSVFLVLRKWNSFTPALPLDGGEKSVGGGYFIHHLGKGTVIDPGYNFIENFHKAGCRLLDIDNIVITHAHNDHTIDFESLLTLLYQAHKEKIRPGKKVNLYLNQGAMLKFASLIDWRARIFIGEISTINPGDTYRMTDKSTVMTVLPAYHDEIVTRYYAVGLHFTFSFGEAEKRSLLLTSDTGLYPPSEKGESDQNQQSSKMEIHERYKLVSEDLVRDVDILVPHLGSIGKKELSKVEDMNWQPEDILYGNHLGVLGVLRLISAIKPKLALVSEFGEELKTFRQDLLLLMQKVMGKVMPVDSINILPADLPFIYDIQERTVFCVDTEEMTGASNIKFEEEDGTFYYYCDNAKRKKFKSLKERFENTTQRPYLKKDATR, encoded by the coding sequence ATGGCAACGGAAGAAAAACTTAGAAAAATCAGCCAAAAAGTTGACGAGCTATTTGCTGCCGGCCAGGAAAATGAGGGGCGAAAGCTACTCGAATCAGCCCTTACAGAGGCAAAGGATAATGATGCATACCGGTTATTTTTTGAAGCTGAACTAGCCCATTATTCCGAAGACAAAGAAACCGCTCGGACGAAAAGTGCCCAAGCGGTAGCCCTTAAACCGCATGACCATTTTCTGCTTACAAACTACGGCGTAGCTTTATTGTTCCTTGAAAAACCAGAAGAGGCTATCTCCCTTTTCGACCAAGCCCTCAAAATAAAGCCGGACGACTATGAATGTTTACGCAATAAAGGCGTTGCGCTGTCGAAGCTTGGCCTAAAAAATGAAGCCATTGCCCTTTACGACCAAGCCCTCAAAATAAAGCCAGACGACTATCACAGCCTACGCCACAAAGGTGTTGTCCTATCCAGGCTTGGCCGAGAAAAAGAGGCTTTCGCCCTTTACGACCAAGCCCTCAAAATAAAACCAGACGACTATCACAGCCTACGCGAAAAAAGCGTTACAATGTTCAATCTTGACAATGTTTCCGCAGCCTACAAACTAATCCAGCAGGCACTGGAGAAAAACCCAGATTCTGCGCAGTTGCAAAAGGACGCCTCCTTCGTATTCTCACAACTCAGCGATGCGGAGAAGGCAAAATTTCACAAGACTACCGATAATCCCGACTCTACTAATGTCGGTGGCTTGAGAGGCTTTATCCAAACGGTGCGCGAAGAATTTGAGAGTGCAATCACAGAATTTGAAAAGAAAAAAGAAGAAAACGAACAACATCTGCGTGAATTCATAAACGCCGACTCCAAACTGGCCTCTGACTCTTCCGTCTTCCTCGTCTTAAGGAAATGGAATTCATTTACTCCGGCGTTACCTCTGGATGGCGGAGAAAAAAGCGTCGGTGGTGGTTATTTTATCCACCACCTCGGCAAAGGGACGGTGATTGATCCCGGTTACAATTTCATCGAGAATTTTCACAAAGCTGGATGTCGGTTACTTGACATCGACAACATCGTCATTACCCATGCCCACAATGATCACACCATTGACTTTGAATCCCTTCTAACCCTGCTCTATCAGGCCCATAAGGAGAAAATCAGACCCGGGAAAAAGGTGAATCTCTACCTGAATCAAGGCGCCATGTTGAAATTTGCCAGCCTGATTGACTGGCGGGCCAGGATATTTATCGGAGAGATTTCCACAATCAATCCCGGCGACACTTACCGCATGACCGACAAGAGCACGGTGATGACCGTGCTACCTGCCTACCACGACGAAATTGTGACCAGATATTATGCAGTGGGCTTGCATTTCACATTCTCTTTCGGTGAAGCTGAAAAGCGGAGCTTGTTGCTTACATCTGACACGGGGCTGTATCCCCCCAGCGAAAAAGGGGAGTCCGACCAAAACCAGCAATCCTCCAAGATGGAAATCCATGAGCGTTACAAGCTGGTCAGTGAGGATTTAGTTCGTGACGTTGATATCCTCGTACCTCATCTCGGTTCTATAGGGAAAAAAGAATTGAGTAAGGTAGAGGACATGAATTGGCAGCCCGAAGACATACTCTATGGAAATCATCTTGGTGTGTTGGGTGTGCTTCGACTTATTTCCGCAATCAAGCCCAAGCTGGCATTAGTAAGCGAATTTGGCGAGGAACTTAAAACCTTCCGCCAAGATCTCTTATTACTCATGCAAAAAGTCATGGGAAAAGTAATGCCTGTTGATTCCATTAATATTCTGCCTGCCGACCTGCCCTTTATCTACGACATTCAGGAAAGAACAGTTTTTTGCGTAGATACTGAAGAAATGACAGGAGCCTCAAATATCAAATTCGAAGAAGAGGACGGAACTTTCTACTATTACTGCGATAATGCAAAAAGAAAGAAATTTAAGAGTTTGAAAGAGCGTTTTGAAAATACCACGCAAAGGCCATATCTGAAAAAAGATGCCACGAGGTGA
- a CDS encoding Hsp20/alpha crystallin family protein: MDHSKKKTVPSQSVAAIPRNILRHRMFSVGQGGNWFPAADVYETASAIIVQIDISGMNPQALSVLADGTKITVSGERGYSPQEMVSAIHQLEIEHGFFERSISLPKAVDVAKAVSETKNGFLQITLPLRRNPGKIKIPVR, translated from the coding sequence ATGGATCACTCCAAAAAGAAAACCGTTCCAAGCCAGTCTGTCGCCGCAATACCACGAAACATTCTCCGGCACCGGATGTTTTCCGTGGGGCAGGGCGGAAACTGGTTTCCCGCCGCCGATGTGTATGAAACCGCTTCGGCGATCATTGTCCAGATCGACATTTCCGGAATGAACCCGCAGGCACTTTCCGTGTTGGCAGACGGGACAAAGATCACCGTTTCCGGAGAGCGGGGATATTCTCCTCAGGAGATGGTGTCGGCTATTCATCAGCTGGAGATCGAGCACGGTTTTTTTGAACGCTCAATCTCTTTGCCCAAAGCAGTTGATGTTGCCAAGGCGGTTTCGGAGACCAAAAACGGTTTTCTCCAGATTACCCTGCCGCTACGGCGCAATCCCGGCAAGATCAAGATTCCCGTGAGATAA
- the lon gene encoding endopeptidase La codes for MSEDDRLQDTEGAAKKAEHHSDPATLPVPEILPVLPLHGFVFFPGMGFPMNILHPASQQLIDDAILKDRLLAIVSHKKAGEEKQERVEPQHLYRVGVLGYIHKLVKVREGGYHVLISAIKKLELVEYVQEEPYLKARVAIVPMAIEEDKEVEALELNLRTQFKKLADLVLLPSELVTTIDSLSDPFYISYLVISQLNLTPVEEQALLEIGPGKELMHRTARELNKRIETAEMSQEIQKSIKEDTDDKQREFFLRQQLKAIRKELGEEEENLDLKELREKLAETELPEEAKKTAEKELDRLARISPSSPEYTVSRTYLDWLFDLPWLKSTPDSLDIVKAQQVMDEDHYGLDEIKKRIIEFLAVRKLKQDMHGPILCFVGPPGVGKTSLGQSIARSMDRKFIRISLGGVRDEAEIRGHRRTYIGALPGRIIQSLRKAGANNPLFMLDEIDKLGMDFRGDPSSALLEVLDPEQNFSFADHYLEIPFDLSRVMFITTANIIDNIPGPLRDRMEVIELSGYTHEEKLNIAKRHLLPKQLEAHALSDDDLKIEDQGIRMIIRSYTREAGVRNLERKLAAICRGVAKEIVTGKTGTTVVDADNLVTYLGPIQFFPETKARTWGPGLATGLAWTPVGGELLFIEAAKMKGKGNLTLTGKLGEVMKESATAALTYIRSHAKDLGVEEGMFAKIDLHIHVPEGAIPKDGPSAGVAMVTALVSLLTGRTVSKDMAMTGEITLRGDVLPVGGVKEKVLAAVRAGIKEIVLPALNEKDVVEIPDNVKEGVRFHLVQDIKEALGLLLDKE; via the coding sequence ATGAGTGAGGACGACAGGCTACAAGACACGGAAGGTGCGGCAAAAAAGGCGGAACATCATAGTGACCCTGCCACATTGCCGGTGCCTGAGATCCTGCCGGTGCTGCCCCTGCACGGATTCGTTTTTTTCCCTGGCATGGGCTTTCCGATGAATATTTTGCATCCCGCCTCCCAGCAGCTCATTGATGATGCAATTCTTAAAGATCGGCTGCTTGCCATTGTCAGCCATAAGAAAGCCGGGGAAGAGAAACAGGAGCGGGTTGAGCCTCAGCATCTGTACCGGGTCGGGGTGCTGGGCTATATCCACAAGCTGGTCAAGGTCAGGGAGGGCGGCTACCATGTTTTGATCAGCGCCATCAAGAAATTGGAACTGGTCGAATATGTTCAAGAAGAGCCCTATCTGAAAGCGCGGGTCGCCATTGTCCCCATGGCGATCGAAGAGGATAAAGAGGTTGAGGCACTGGAGCTCAATCTGCGGACCCAGTTTAAAAAACTGGCCGATTTGGTTTTGCTTCCCTCTGAATTGGTCACCACCATCGATTCCCTTTCCGATCCTTTCTATATTTCCTACTTGGTGATTTCCCAGCTCAATCTTACGCCGGTGGAGGAACAGGCGCTTCTTGAGATTGGTCCTGGCAAGGAGTTGATGCACCGAACCGCCCGGGAACTCAATAAACGTATTGAGACGGCGGAAATGAGCCAGGAAATCCAGAAAAGCATCAAGGAAGATACGGATGATAAGCAGCGGGAATTTTTTCTCCGCCAGCAGCTCAAGGCCATCCGCAAGGAGCTTGGCGAGGAAGAGGAAAATCTCGATCTCAAGGAGCTACGCGAAAAGCTTGCCGAGACCGAGCTCCCGGAAGAGGCGAAGAAGACTGCGGAAAAAGAACTCGATCGCTTGGCCCGCATCTCGCCATCCTCACCGGAATATACGGTTTCCCGGACCTACCTTGACTGGCTGTTTGACCTGCCCTGGCTAAAATCCACCCCTGATTCCCTGGATATCGTCAAGGCGCAGCAGGTGATGGACGAAGACCATTACGGCTTGGACGAGATCAAAAAACGGATCATCGAGTTTCTCGCGGTGCGCAAACTCAAGCAGGACATGCACGGGCCGATCCTCTGTTTTGTCGGCCCGCCGGGCGTGGGCAAGACCTCGCTCGGCCAATCCATCGCCCGCTCCATGGACCGGAAATTCATCCGCATCTCCTTAGGCGGGGTGCGGGACGAGGCGGAAATCCGCGGCCACCGCCGCACCTACATCGGCGCCCTGCCGGGCCGCATTATCCAGAGCCTGCGCAAGGCCGGGGCCAACAACCCGCTCTTCATGCTGGACGAGATCGACAAGCTGGGCATGGATTTCCGGGGCGACCCTTCCTCGGCCTTGCTGGAGGTGCTGGATCCCGAACAGAACTTCAGCTTTGCCGACCATTATCTGGAGATCCCCTTTGATCTCTCCAGGGTGATGTTCATTACCACCGCCAATATCATCGACAATATCCCCGGGCCGTTGCGCGACCGGATGGAGGTGATTGAGCTCTCCGGCTATACCCACGAAGAAAAACTCAATATTGCCAAGCGGCACCTCCTGCCCAAGCAGCTGGAGGCCCATGCCCTGAGCGATGACGATCTGAAGATCGAAGATCAGGGGATACGGATGATCATCCGCTCATACACCAGGGAGGCCGGGGTCAGAAATCTGGAACGGAAGCTGGCCGCGATCTGCCGCGGGGTTGCCAAGGAGATCGTCACCGGCAAGACCGGTACCACCGTGGTTGATGCGGACAATCTGGTCACCTATCTCGGGCCTATCCAATTTTTTCCCGAAACCAAGGCCCGAACCTGGGGGCCGGGGCTGGCGACCGGGCTGGCCTGGACGCCGGTGGGCGGCGAGCTGCTCTTTATCGAGGCTGCGAAAATGAAGGGCAAGGGCAACCTCACCCTGACCGGCAAGCTGGGCGAGGTGATGAAGGAGTCGGCCACTGCCGCCCTGACCTACATTCGCTCCCATGCCAAGGATTTGGGGGTCGAAGAAGGGATGTTTGCCAAGATCGACCTGCACATCCATGTGCCGGAGGGCGCCATCCCCAAGGACGGGCCTTCGGCCGGGGTGGCCATGGTCACCGCGCTGGTTTCGCTGCTTACCGGGCGGACGGTGAGCAAGGACATGGCCATGACCGGGGAGATCACCCTGCGCGGCGATGTGTTGCCGGTGGGCGGGGTCAAGGAAAAGGTGCTGGCCGCGGTGCGGGCCGGGATCAAGGAGATTGTTCTCCCCGCCCTCAATGAGAAAGATGTGGTGGAGATCCCGGATAACGTGAAAGAGGGGGTCCGCTTCCATCTGGTCCAGGATATTAAGGAGGCGCTTGGCCTGTTGCTGGACAAGGAATGA
- the ftsY gene encoding signal recognition particle-docking protein FtsY has translation MLSWFKKKLGSAQDIPPEQAQGAEAEAALPVAETSEPQENGPKFFLRLKEGLSRTRKTFVRQIDALFLGKRKIDAELLEDLEEILIMADIGANTTQELLGKTREQVRRNELSDGQALKKALKEMILGYLRNADRPADLALPTQGPFVVMVLGVNGVGKTTTIGKLAHKFTQAGQKVLLVAADTFRAAASEQLQIWGKRVGVEVVAQQAGADPSSVVYDALDYARPRNFDVVLVDTAGRLHTKVNLMEELKKIKRVMDKKIPGAPHEILLVLDATTGQNAISQARLFNEAVEVTGLALTKLDGTAKGGIVINISHEFNIPIRFIGIGEQMEDLRDFEPNEFVEALFAEGEA, from the coding sequence ATGCTGAGCTGGTTTAAGAAGAAACTTGGGTCTGCCCAGGATATCCCGCCCGAACAGGCGCAGGGCGCTGAAGCAGAGGCAGCCCTTCCTGTTGCCGAAACTTCGGAGCCGCAGGAGAATGGACCAAAGTTTTTTCTCCGGCTCAAGGAAGGGCTGTCCCGCACCCGGAAAACCTTTGTTCGCCAGATTGACGCGCTCTTTCTCGGCAAGAGGAAGATTGACGCCGAACTGCTTGAGGATCTGGAAGAGATTCTGATCATGGCGGATATCGGCGCCAATACGACCCAGGAACTCCTTGGGAAAACCCGGGAACAGGTGCGGCGGAACGAATTAAGCGATGGCCAGGCGCTCAAAAAAGCACTCAAGGAGATGATCCTCGGCTATCTGCGCAATGCGGACCGGCCCGCGGACCTCGCCCTGCCGACCCAGGGGCCCTTTGTCGTCATGGTCCTTGGCGTCAACGGGGTGGGCAAGACCACGACCATCGGCAAGCTGGCCCACAAGTTCACCCAGGCCGGGCAGAAGGTTCTCCTGGTGGCCGCCGACACCTTCCGGGCCGCGGCCAGCGAACAGCTGCAGATCTGGGGCAAACGGGTCGGAGTGGAGGTTGTCGCCCAGCAGGCCGGGGCAGACCCATCCTCCGTGGTCTACGATGCCCTGGATTATGCCCGGCCGCGCAACTTCGACGTGGTGCTGGTCGATACCGCAGGCCGCTTGCACACTAAGGTCAACCTCATGGAAGAGCTGAAAAAGATCAAACGGGTCATGGATAAGAAGATCCCCGGCGCCCCCCATGAAATCCTCCTGGTACTCGACGCCACCACCGGCCAGAACGCCATTTCTCAGGCGCGCCTCTTCAACGAGGCCGTAGAGGTTACCGGCCTGGCCCTGACCAAGCTGGACGGCACTGCCAAGGGAGGGATTGTCATCAATATCAGTCACGAGTTCAACATCCCCATCCGTTTCATCGGCATCGGCGAACAGATGGAGGATCTGCGTGATTTTGAGCCAAACGAGTTTGTCGAGGCGTTGTTTGCCGAAGGTGAGGCATAA
- a CDS encoding transcriptional repressor yields the protein MFGFPFWSTKSKGGLGTGREEVDPQTQHQQEREQFQEVLASFNASRIEERLQVLDIFLSVEEHLTLTGLEGIIKGTRPELLDREFLKETMEMFCQFGFAQKQLFETQEPVYEHHHLGMHHDHFICTRCGKIQEFANQNLERLQHEIARQFQFHPLQHKMEIYGLCAACMAQREPALSLQYAANGERVRIVTILGGREVQARLHDMGLTVGACLEIVSNHSSGPLIVASKGTRLAINAGLAKKIMVAHACRHGEES from the coding sequence ATGTTCGGGTTTCCGTTTTGGTCCACAAAAAGCAAGGGTGGGCTAGGGACAGGCCGGGAAGAGGTCGATCCCCAGACCCAGCACCAGCAGGAGCGGGAACAGTTCCAGGAGGTGCTCGCATCCTTCAACGCTTCGCGGATCGAAGAGCGTTTGCAGGTGCTGGATATTTTCCTCTCGGTGGAAGAGCATCTTACTCTGACCGGGCTGGAGGGGATCATCAAGGGGACAAGACCGGAGCTGCTGGACCGGGAGTTTCTCAAGGAAACCATGGAGATGTTCTGCCAGTTCGGCTTTGCCCAGAAACAGCTGTTCGAAACCCAGGAACCGGTCTACGAACATCACCACCTCGGCATGCACCACGACCATTTTATCTGCACCCGCTGCGGCAAGATCCAGGAGTTTGCCAACCAGAATCTGGAAAGGCTGCAGCACGAAATCGCCCGCCAATTCCAGTTTCACCCCCTGCAGCACAAGATGGAGATCTACGGCCTCTGCGCTGCCTGCATGGCGCAGCGGGAACCGGCCCTTTCTTTGCAATATGCCGCCAATGGCGAACGGGTGCGGATCGTCACCATCCTGGGCGGCCGGGAAGTGCAGGCCAGATTGCACGATATGGGCCTTACGGTGGGGGCATGTCTCGAGATTGTCAGCAACCATTCCTCCGGTCCTTTGATCGTGGCAAGCAAGGGCACGCGCTTGGCCATCAATGCCGGTTTGGCCAAAAAGATCATGGTCGCCCATGCCTGCCGCCATGGCGAGGAATCGTAA
- a CDS encoding tRNA-queuosine alpha-mannosyltransferase domain-containing protein has product MNILVFEPYYGGSHKAFLAGLTRHLPYTFDLLTLPPHSWKWRMRLAAPHFAGLLAADRRYHGQTYDRILCSSLVDVAVLRGMLPSHLRNIPLLTYFHENQFAYPMQVSEARDVHFGLTNLTSALASDRLAFNSRYNLDSFLSGCRNLLAKMPDMSLAGYGEAIRAKATILHPGLDFSTIDTCSRERKAVRPPVLVWNHRWEHDKNPELFFRTLYGLAEKGVPFALMVLGESFRNRPPVFAQAAEILAERIIHFGYAADRREYCRLLCQGDIAVSTANHEFYGIAMLEAVRAGCRPLVPDRLSYRELFAPAFRYDEADFSRKLRLALEAGRLEEQEAHTLTDCFSWPELLGKYQQWFEEEDL; this is encoded by the coding sequence GTGAACATCCTTGTCTTTGAGCCCTATTACGGCGGATCACACAAGGCGTTTCTTGCCGGACTGACCCGACATCTCCCTTATACTTTTGATCTGTTGACCCTGCCCCCGCATAGCTGGAAATGGCGGATGCGTCTTGCTGCCCCGCATTTTGCCGGGCTTCTCGCCGCAGATCGGCGTTACCACGGTCAGACCTATGACCGGATTCTCTGTTCCTCCCTGGTAGATGTTGCTGTCCTGCGCGGGATGCTGCCGTCACACTTGCGCAACATTCCGCTCCTGACCTATTTTCACGAAAACCAGTTCGCCTATCCAATGCAGGTGTCCGAGGCTCGGGATGTCCATTTCGGCCTGACCAATCTCACCTCGGCTCTGGCCTCGGACCGCCTTGCCTTTAACTCGCGCTATAATCTGGATTCTTTTCTTTCCGGTTGCCGGAACCTTCTGGCAAAGATGCCGGACATGTCTCTGGCAGGCTACGGGGAGGCGATTCGGGCCAAGGCGACTATCCTCCATCCGGGACTGGATTTCAGCACCATTGACACCTGCTCAAGGGAAAGGAAAGCTGTCAGGCCGCCGGTTCTGGTCTGGAATCACCGCTGGGAGCATGACAAGAACCCGGAATTGTTTTTTCGCACCCTGTATGGGCTTGCCGAGAAAGGGGTTCCCTTTGCTCTGATGGTGCTGGGCGAATCCTTTAGGAATCGTCCTCCGGTCTTTGCCCAGGCCGCGGAAATCCTTGCCGAGCGGATTATCCATTTCGGCTATGCGGCAGATCGCCGGGAGTATTGTCGTTTGCTTTGCCAGGGGGACATTGCCGTTTCCACCGCCAACCACGAATTTTATGGGATTGCGATGTTGGAAGCGGTGCGTGCCGGCTGCCGACCCTTGGTGCCGGATCGTTTGTCGTATCGGGAGCTCTTTGCCCCAGCCTTTCGCTATGACGAGGCTGATTTTAGCCGGAAGCTTCGTCTTGCCTTAGAGGCAGGAAGGCTGGAAGAGCAGGAGGCGCATACCCTCACCGATTGTTTTTCCTGGCCGGAGTTGCTCGGCAAATACCAGCAATGGTTTGAAGAGGAGGATTTATAG
- a CDS encoding DUF2156 domain-containing protein — MTMRPLTLDDRLSVTKQLRRFPPEISELTFTNLYAWRQSRPIWLDEFRESLLFFAETKTGLALLGNPVGPVSLAEVLKEYSSRITGAERYPQDTIPAESLLPGAMVIEDRDNADYVYRREDLATLAGRQFTKKRNHINQCLAAYDCRYESITPETVGECLAMQDRWCAARDCKTEPGLCGEYRAIEETLRHYGDFPLTGGTIRIAGNIEAFTVGEELNPSTAVCHFEKAMPQFQGLGQLINQWFAKNNLADFTYINREQDLGIPGLRQAKESYSPDHLVAKVQIVLGGSNRETSDKQQCCG; from the coding sequence ATGACCATGCGCCCTCTTACCCTCGATGACCGACTGTCCGTAACAAAACAGCTCCGGCGGTTTCCTCCGGAGATCTCGGAGCTGACCTTCACCAATCTCTATGCCTGGCGGCAGAGTCGCCCGATCTGGCTGGACGAGTTCAGGGAATCGCTCCTCTTCTTTGCCGAAACGAAAACGGGCTTGGCGCTGCTGGGAAATCCCGTCGGCCCGGTGTCCCTAGCCGAGGTGCTCAAGGAATACTCCAGCCGGATAACGGGAGCGGAACGCTACCCTCAGGATACAATTCCGGCTGAATCTCTGCTGCCCGGAGCCATGGTTATAGAGGACCGGGACAATGCCGACTATGTCTATCGCCGGGAAGACCTTGCCACCCTGGCTGGCAGACAATTCACCAAGAAACGCAACCACATCAACCAGTGCCTGGCTGCCTACGACTGCCGGTACGAGAGCATCACCCCGGAAACTGTTGGCGAATGCCTTGCCATGCAGGACCGCTGGTGCGCGGCCCGGGACTGCAAGACCGAACCAGGGCTCTGCGGGGAGTATCGGGCGATAGAGGAAACCCTGCGGCACTATGGAGATTTCCCCCTGACCGGAGGGACCATCCGCATTGCGGGGAACATCGAGGCGTTCACCGTGGGAGAGGAACTCAATCCCTCAACCGCGGTCTGCCATTTCGAGAAGGCCATGCCCCAGTTTCAGGGGTTGGGCCAATTGATCAACCAGTGGTTTGCCAAGAACAACCTGGCCGATTTCACCTATATCAACCGGGAACAGGATCTGGGGATTCCCGGGTTGCGCCAGGCCAAGGAAAGCTACTCTCCGGATCATCTGGTGGCAAAGGTTCAGATTGTTCTGGGTGGGTCGAACAGGGAAACATCAGACAAACAGCAGTGTTGCGGCTGA